A window from Sebastes fasciatus isolate fSebFas1 chromosome 22, fSebFas1.pri, whole genome shotgun sequence encodes these proteins:
- the majin gene encoding uncharacterized protein majin isoform X1, which yields MPLQAFSFPFPETRYFRAGSLTYKFKIRAGSSFSGEEVLGGNCFDQELEEIIRTVLGNLDSLQPFSSAHFNVFPYKKRWEGASKAMCKLGERKLKAYPFSLILYLEKNTQNEEAKEAAEKLSPPQLKRRRTDSPLEEAIIKDLLNDMEAEGEDSVVRRPSLHCPHADREVKEDPWRVDKKASRGFKEPQQKSGVNTVRESGTPSEVHPGTTQHMGEEEEEEEGENADSVPGTPVRPGILTRLASHIFPFSLFFRDS from the exons ATGCCACTGCAGGCCTTCTCCTTCCCTTTCCCTGAAACAAGATACTTCAGAGCCGGTAGTTTAACCTACAAGTTCAAGATCAGAGCAGGCAGCAGCTTCAG TGGAGAGGAGGTTCTGGGAGGAAACTGCTTCGATCAGGAACTGGAG gaAATTATCAGAACTGTTCTTGGCAACCTGGACAGTCTCCAACCCTTCTCTAGTGCCCACTTCAACGTCTTCCCTT ATAAGAAGCGGTGGGAGGGAGCGTCCAAGGCTATGTGCAAGCTTGGTGAGAGGAAGCTGAAAGCCTACCCGTTTAGTCTTATCCTCTACCTGGAGAAAAACACGCAGAACG AGGAAGCGAAGGAAGCAGCGGAGAAGTTGAGCCCA CCCCAGTTAAAGCGCCGTAGAACAGACTCACCACTAGAGGAGGCCATAATAAAGGACTTACTAAATGACATGGAGGCTGAAGGCGAGGATTCTGTGGTTCG CAGGCCCTCTCTGCATTGTCCACATGCAGATAGAGAGGTCAAAGAAGATCCATGGCGTGTTGACAAG AAAGCTTCAAGGGGGTTTAAGGAACCCCAACAGAAATCCGGTGTCAACACAGTCAGAGAAAGTGGGACTCCAAGTGAAGTGCATCCTGGGACAACACAGCAcatgggagaggaagaggaggaggaggagggtgaaaaTGCAGACTCTGTCCCTGGGACACCTGTGCGGCCGGGGATTTTGACTCGACTGGCCAG cCATATCTTCCCCTTCTCCTTGTTCTTCAGAGACTCCTGA
- the majin gene encoding uncharacterized protein majin isoform X2, whose product MPLQAFSFPFPETRYFRAGSLTYKFKIRAGSSFSGEEVLGGNCFDQELEEIIRTVLGNLDSLQPFSSAHFNVFPYKKRWEGASKAMCKLGERKLKAYPFSLILYLEKNTQNEEAKEAAEKLSPPQLKRRRTDSPLEEAIIKDLLNDMEAEGEDSVVRPSLHCPHADREVKEDPWRVDKKASRGFKEPQQKSGVNTVRESGTPSEVHPGTTQHMGEEEEEEEGENADSVPGTPVRPGILTRLASHIFPFSLFFRDS is encoded by the exons ATGCCACTGCAGGCCTTCTCCTTCCCTTTCCCTGAAACAAGATACTTCAGAGCCGGTAGTTTAACCTACAAGTTCAAGATCAGAGCAGGCAGCAGCTTCAG TGGAGAGGAGGTTCTGGGAGGAAACTGCTTCGATCAGGAACTGGAG gaAATTATCAGAACTGTTCTTGGCAACCTGGACAGTCTCCAACCCTTCTCTAGTGCCCACTTCAACGTCTTCCCTT ATAAGAAGCGGTGGGAGGGAGCGTCCAAGGCTATGTGCAAGCTTGGTGAGAGGAAGCTGAAAGCCTACCCGTTTAGTCTTATCCTCTACCTGGAGAAAAACACGCAGAACG AGGAAGCGAAGGAAGCAGCGGAGAAGTTGAGCCCA CCCCAGTTAAAGCGCCGTAGAACAGACTCACCACTAGAGGAGGCCATAATAAAGGACTTACTAAATGACATGGAGGCTGAAGGCGAGGATTCTGTGGTTCG GCCCTCTCTGCATTGTCCACATGCAGATAGAGAGGTCAAAGAAGATCCATGGCGTGTTGACAAG AAAGCTTCAAGGGGGTTTAAGGAACCCCAACAGAAATCCGGTGTCAACACAGTCAGAGAAAGTGGGACTCCAAGTGAAGTGCATCCTGGGACAACACAGCAcatgggagaggaagaggaggaggaggagggtgaaaaTGCAGACTCTGTCCCTGGGACACCTGTGCGGCCGGGGATTTTGACTCGACTGGCCAG cCATATCTTCCCCTTCTCCTTGTTCTTCAGAGACTCCTGA
- the LOC141760344 gene encoding putative oxidoreductase YtbE isoform X1, protein MTFFCTEPGGKGQWQTCRSQCNLSHLFLTQLSLPLQLVQTGYTKEEVLSDQMSSTPPVLLNTGALMPLMGLGTYKLVGPENVYRAVDAALAAGYQAFDSAAVYRNEADLGRALKELLPKHGLTREDVFITSKLGPKDQGERAMEGALLSLSQLDLGYIDLYLIHWPGTQGLLVTDQRNPGNRAQSWATLEELHAQGKLKAIGVSNYTPAHMRELMQSCKITPALLQVEFHPKLCQTELRRVCEEYGVCFQAYSSLGRGELVTDPVVLEVAKNCERTPAQVLLRWAVQQGVPVLPKSSNPERVKDNARLFDFTMSNTDMDRLSALDCGHNYCWDPSEVA, encoded by the exons ATGACCTTCTTCTGCACTGAACCTGGTGGAAAAGGGCAATGGCAAACCTGTAGAAGTCAGTGTAACCTGTCCCATTTATTCCTCACtcaactctctctccctctccaacTAGTCCAAACAGGGTACACAAAAGAAGAGGTGCTTTCAGATCAGATGTCCTCTACACCTCCCGTCCTCCTAAATACGGGGGCTCTGATGCCCCTCATGGGTTTGGGGACCTACAAGTTGGTTGGTCCTGAAAATGTCTACCGGGCTGTTGACGCAGCGCTCGCTGCTGGTTATCAGGCCTTTGACAGTGCAGCCGTCTACCGGAATGAAGCTGACCTGGGGCGAGCCCTGAAGGAGCTTCTGCCCAAACACGGCTTAACCAGAGAGGATGTCTTCATAACCAG TAAGCTGGGCCCCAAGGATCAGGGTGAGAGAGCCATGGAAGGAGCCCTGCTCAGCCTGTCTCAGCTGGACTTGGGTTACATCGACCTCTACCTGATCCACTGGCCTGGCACACAGGGACTGTTAGTGACTGACCAACGCAACCCAG GCAACCGAGCTCAGAGTTGGGCCACACTGGAGGAGCTGCATGCTCAGGGGAAGCTGAAGGCCATAGGAGTGTCCAACTACACACCAGCACACATGAGAGAACTGATGCAGAGCTGCAAAATCACTCCTGCTCTGCTACAG GTAGAGTTTCACCCAAAGCTGTGCCAGACAGAGCTGAGGAGAGTGTGTGAGGAGTATGGAGTGTGTTTCCAAGCGTACTCCTCTTTAGGGAGAGGAGAGCTGGTCACTGACCCTGTGGTCCTGGAGGTGGCAAAGAACTGTGAACGCACACCTgcacag GTCCTTTTGCGCTGGGCTGTGCAGCAGGGCGTCCCAGTGCTCCCCAAGTCGTCAAATCCAGAGAGAGTAAAGGACAATGCGAGGCTTTTTGACTTCACAATGAGCAACACAGACATGGACAGACTGTCAGCTTTGGACTGTGGGCACAATTATTGCTGGGATCCATCAGAAGTGGCTTGA
- the LOC141760344 gene encoding putative oxidoreductase YtbE isoform X2, producing the protein MSSTPPVLLNTGALMPLMGLGTYKLVGPENVYRAVDAALAAGYQAFDSAAVYRNEADLGRALKELLPKHGLTREDVFITSKLGPKDQGERAMEGALLSLSQLDLGYIDLYLIHWPGTQGLLVTDQRNPGNRAQSWATLEELHAQGKLKAIGVSNYTPAHMRELMQSCKITPALLQVEFHPKLCQTELRRVCEEYGVCFQAYSSLGRGELVTDPVVLEVAKNCERTPAQVLLRWAVQQGVPVLPKSSNPERVKDNARLFDFTMSNTDMDRLSALDCGHNYCWDPSEVA; encoded by the exons ATGTCCTCTACACCTCCCGTCCTCCTAAATACGGGGGCTCTGATGCCCCTCATGGGTTTGGGGACCTACAAGTTGGTTGGTCCTGAAAATGTCTACCGGGCTGTTGACGCAGCGCTCGCTGCTGGTTATCAGGCCTTTGACAGTGCAGCCGTCTACCGGAATGAAGCTGACCTGGGGCGAGCCCTGAAGGAGCTTCTGCCCAAACACGGCTTAACCAGAGAGGATGTCTTCATAACCAG TAAGCTGGGCCCCAAGGATCAGGGTGAGAGAGCCATGGAAGGAGCCCTGCTCAGCCTGTCTCAGCTGGACTTGGGTTACATCGACCTCTACCTGATCCACTGGCCTGGCACACAGGGACTGTTAGTGACTGACCAACGCAACCCAG GCAACCGAGCTCAGAGTTGGGCCACACTGGAGGAGCTGCATGCTCAGGGGAAGCTGAAGGCCATAGGAGTGTCCAACTACACACCAGCACACATGAGAGAACTGATGCAGAGCTGCAAAATCACTCCTGCTCTGCTACAG GTAGAGTTTCACCCAAAGCTGTGCCAGACAGAGCTGAGGAGAGTGTGTGAGGAGTATGGAGTGTGTTTCCAAGCGTACTCCTCTTTAGGGAGAGGAGAGCTGGTCACTGACCCTGTGGTCCTGGAGGTGGCAAAGAACTGTGAACGCACACCTgcacag GTCCTTTTGCGCTGGGCTGTGCAGCAGGGCGTCCCAGTGCTCCCCAAGTCGTCAAATCCAGAGAGAGTAAAGGACAATGCGAGGCTTTTTGACTTCACAATGAGCAACACAGACATGGACAGACTGTCAGCTTTGGACTGTGGGCACAATTATTGCTGGGATCCATCAGAAGTGGCTTGA
- the LOC141760346 gene encoding glyoxal reductase-like, with amino-acid sequence MSSPSSTTHSVLLNTGVQMPLMGLGTYKLVVPEDVYPAVDAALAAGYRAFDSAAVYENEAALGRAVKELLPKHGLTREDVFITSKLGSMDQGERAMEGALLSLSQLDLGYIDLYLIHWPGTRGLEVADQRNSSDRAQSWATLEELHAQGKLKAIGVSNYTPAHMRELMQSCKITPALNQVEFHPKLCQTELRKVCEEHGVCFQAYSSLGKGELVTDPVVMEVAKNCERTPAQVLLRWAVQQGVPVIPKSSNPDRIKDNARLFDFTLSDTDMDRLSALDCGRKYCRDASSIV; translated from the exons ATGTCTTCCCCCTCCTCCACTACCCACTCTGTCCTCCTAAATACGGGGGTTCAGATGCCCCTCATGGGTTTGGGGACTTACAAGTTGGTGGTTCCTGAAGATGTCTACCCGGCTGTGGATGCAGCGTTGGCTGCCGGTTATCGGGCCTTTGACAGTGCAGCCGTCTACGAGAATGAAGCTGCGCTGGGTCGAGCCGTGAAGGAGCTCCTGCCCAAACACGGCTTAACCAGAGAGGATGTCTTCATAACCAG TAAGCTGGGCTCCATGGATCAGGGTGAGAGAGCCATGGAAGGAGCCCTGCTCAGCCTGTCTCAGCTGGATTTGGGTTACATCGACCTCTACCTGATCCACTGGCCTGGCACACGGGGTCTGGAGGTGGCTGACCAACGCAACTCAA GCGACCGAGCTCAGAGTTGGGCCACACTGGAGGAGCTGCATGCTCAGGGGAAGCTGAAGGCCATAGGAGTGTCCAACTACACACCAGCACACATGAGAGAACTGATGCAGAGCTGCAAAATCACTCCTGCTCTGAATCAG gTAGAGTTTCACCCAAAGCTGTGCCAGACAGAGCTGAGGAAAGTGTGTGAGGAGCATGGAGTGTGTTTCCAAGCGTACTCCTCCTTAGGGAAAGGAGAGCTGGTCACTGACCCTGTGGTCATGGAGGTGGCAAAGAACTGTGAACGCACACCTgcacag GTCCTTTTGCGCTGGGCTGTGCAGCAGGGCGTCCCAGTGATCCCAAAATCTTCCAATCCAGACAGAATAAAGGACAATGCGAGGCTTTTTGACTTCACACTGAGCGACACAGACATGGACAGACTATCAGCTTTGGACTGTGGGCGCAAGTACTGCCGGGATGCATCATCAATAGTTTGA
- the badb gene encoding BCL2 associated agonist of cell death b — protein MSDVTMSAHFTISDSESEASEEVEEGDNNQSLAVQEPQLPQRHSLTLPELRLAATGRLRLNSESHASTVSRDEELQAGWEDEAGTPTDGAPFRGRSKSAPPALWAAKKYGRKLRRMSDEFDSLLDKGEMKKVRSAGSAKQMHHSRSWWSYLFSHQETEGENNHHENHTHRTE, from the exons ATGTCGG ATGTCACGATGTCTGCACACTTCACTATTTCCGACAGCGAGTCAGAGGCATCggaggaggtagaggaaggAGATAATAACCAATCATTAGCTGTGCAAGAGCCGCAGCTTCCTCAACGCCACTCCCTCACCCTACCTGAGCTCAGACTGGCAG CAACCGGTCGACTCAGGCTGAACTCAGAGTCCCACGCTTCCACCGTCTCCAGAGACGAGGAGCTCCAGGCGGGTTGGGAAGACGAGGCCGGCACGCCCACTGACGGAGCTCCGTTCCGGGGTCGGTCCAAGTCGGCTCCTCCTGCTCTGTGGGCAGCCAAGAAGTACGGCCGGAAGCTCCGGAGGATGAGCGACGAGTTTGACAGCCTGCTGGACAAAGGG GAAATGAAGAAGGTGAGGAGCGCTGGGTCGGCCAAACAGATGCACCACTCTAGAAGCTGGTGGAGCTACCTCTTCAGTCACcaggagacagagggagagaacaaCCACCATGAAAACCACACTCATCGCACTGAATAA